One Cuculus canorus isolate bCucCan1 chromosome 2, bCucCan1.pri, whole genome shotgun sequence genomic region harbors:
- the PTER gene encoding phosphotriesterase-related protein, whose amino-acid sequence MPSLRGKVQTVLGPVEPDRLGYTLTHEHLSMNYSSCFCPPSPGKEPLSDGPIEMKNLFWIKQNPYSHKENLLLYQETVAVKEELLYFKAAGGGTIVENTTTGIGRDMNTLKKLAEETGVHIIAGAGFYVDSTHSAQTQAMTVEQLTGIIVEEILNGADGTDIKCGVVGEIGCSWPLTQSERRVLQATAQAQSQLGCPIIIHPGRSSDAPFQIIRILQEAGADVSKTVMSHLDRTIFNTRKLLEFAKLGCYLEYDLFGTEFLHYQFHPDIDMPSDNDRIARIRMLIDEGYEDKIVIAHDVHTKNRLMKYGGHGYSHILTNIVPKMLIRGISQDKIDKILLANPKKWLTFK is encoded by the exons atgcCTTCATTGAGAGGAAAAGTGCAGACTGTCTTGGGCCCTGTGGAGCCAGACCGCCTTGGCTATACATTGACTCATGAACACTTGAGTATGAACTACAGCAGCTGTTTTTGTCCACCTTCTCCAGGCAAAGAGCCTCTGTCTGATGGGCCTATTGAGATGAAGAACTTGTTTTGGATTAAGCAAAATCCCTACAGCCATAAAGAAAACCTTCTTTTGTATCAGGAAACAGTTGCTGTGAAGGAGGAGctgttgtattttaaagcagcagGTGGTGGTACGATTGTGGAAAACACAACCACAGGAATTGGTCGGGATATGAATACTTTGAAGAAACTTGCTGAAGAAACTGGAGTTCATATTATTGCTGGGGCTGGGTTTTATGTAGATTCCACTCATTCTGCGCAAACACAGGCCATGACAGTAGAGCAG CTTACAGGTATTATTGTTGAGGAGATCCTCAATGGGGCAGATGGGACTGACATCAAGTGTGGTGTGGTGGGAGAAATAGGTTGTTCCTGGCCTTTGACTCAGAGTGAACGCAGAGTGCTTCAGGCGACAGCGCAGGCTCAGTCACAGCTTGGGTGCCCCATTATCATCCATCCTGGCAGGAGCAGCGATGCACCTTTCCAGATTATCCGCATTCTGCAGGAAGCTGGGGCTGATGTCTCAAAGACTGTCATGTCTCATCTTGACAG GACTATATTCAATACAAGGAAGCTTCTGGAATTCGCTAAACTGGGATGCTATTTAGAGTATGACCTCTTTGgtacagaatttcttcactaccAGTTCCATCCTGATATCGACATGCCGAGCGACAATGATAGAATTGCAAG gaTTCGTATGCTGATTGATGAAGGCTATGAAGACAAAATCGTGATCGCTCATGATGTTCACACTAAGAATAGGCTGATGAAATATGGAGGTCATGGATATTCACATATCCTTACAAATATTGTTCCCAAAATGCTAATTAGAGGCATATCCCAAGATAAAATCGATAAAATACTCCTAGCAAATCCAAAGAAATGGTTGACTTTTAAGTAG
- the C1QL3 gene encoding complement C1q-like protein 3 has protein sequence MVLLLVILIPVLVSSAGTSAHYEMLGTCRMVCDPYGGTKAPSTAATPDRGLMQSLPTFIQGPKGEAGRPGKAGPRGPPGEPGPPGPVGPPGEKGEPGRQGLPGPPGAPGLNAAGAISAATYSTVPKIAFYAGLKRQHEGYEVLKFDDVVTNLGNHYDPTTGKFTCSIPGIYFFTYHVLMRGGDGTSMWADLCKNNQVRASAIAQDADQNYDYASNSVVLHLEPGDEVYIKLDGGKAHGGNNNKYSTFSGFIIYAD, from the exons atggtgctgctgctggtcaTCCTCATCCCGGTGCTGGTCAGCTCGGCCGGCACCTCGGCGCACTACGAGATGCTGGGCACCTGCCGCATGGTCTGCGACCCCTACGGCGGCACCAAGGCGCCCAGCACGGCGGCCACGCCCGACCGCGGGCTCATGCAGTCCCTGCCCACCTTCATCCAGGGGCCCAAGGGGGAGGCCGGCCGGCCGGGAAAAGCGGGGCCGCGCGGCCCCCCGGGAGAGCCGGGGCCGCCCGGGCCGGTGGGGCCGCCGGGGGAGAAGGGTGAGCCGGGGCGGCAGGGGCTGCCCGGCCCCCCCGGGGCTCCGGGGCTGAACGCGGCGGGGGCCATCAGCGCCGCCACCTACAGCACCGTCCCCAAGATCGCCTTCTACGCCGGCCTCAAGCGGCAGCACGAAGGCTACGAGGTGCTCAAGTTCGACGACGTGGTCACCAACCTGGGCAACCACTACGACCCCACCACCGGCAAGTTCACCTGCTCCATCCCCGGCATCTACTTCTTCACCTACCATGTGCTCATGCGGGGCGGCGACGGCACCAGCATGTGGGCCGATCTCTGCAAGAACAACCAG GTTCGAGCTAGCGCGATTGCTCAGGATGCTGATCAGAACTACGACTATGCCAGTAACAGCGTTGTTCTTCATCTGGAGCCGGGAGATGAAGTTTACATTAAATTAGATGGAGGAAAAGCACATGgaggaaacaacaacaaatacagCACATTTTCTGGATTTATTATTTATGCTGACTGA